GTCACCGCCGCCGCTGGCGTGATACTGCTCTGCAATCGCCAGCGCCACGGTTTTCCATCCTGCCGCCAGCGCCCACGCCTCGATCTCATCAGCTACGGCTTCAACCGGCGGACTGATTTTCATGATTCAGTTCCTTCTTACGTTTTGCCCTAATGTATTGGTTGTAAATTTCAGGGTCATATTGCAAAACACCATGAGAGGCCAGCTGTAGCCGCATCGCATTTTTTTCAGGCACTAAATCACCCCAAACGGAAACAGAAGACGCAGCCACGCCAGCAGCCCTTGCCAGCTTGGATTTACTCCCGAAAAACTCAATTGCATCTTTTTTAAACACCTACACACCCTCCTTAGGTTTTCCTAAAAATACTATGTTGTAGGGAATTTTAAGTCAAGAGGCTATTAGAATTACCTAATATGGAAAAAGATAATTTTGGGGCGCGCCTGCTTAGGCGACGCAAAGAGCTAAAACTTTCCCAGGCCGCATTAGGCAAACTGGTGAAAGTCGCGCACGTTACAATCTCGCAATGGGAACGTGGAGAGACTCAGCCCACCGGAGAACGCTTGTTTGCATTAAGTAAGGGCCTGCAATGTACTCCTGCCTGGCTGCTATTCGGCGAGGATACGCAGGAGCCAGGGGAGCCACTACCAGTCGAAGAGCAACGAGAGCTGACTGAAACCCAACTGGAATTGCTGGATTTATTTGATGCGCTCCCTGTCTCTGATCAGCAAGGATTCCTGAATGAGCTTCGGGCCAGAAACGAAAACAACAGTAAGCGCCTCCAAGAACTCCTTGAAGCGGAAAAGCGCAGAAGAAAATCTCAAGGTAAGTAACCCAACTTCTTAGTTAATTATCAATAGCTTGATTCTTCTCGTCTTAAAATTTAGGTTTTTCTACAAAAAACACCTTGTCACAAACCTTCGGTTATTCTAAATTAATCCCATCGACAGCAATCACGGCTCAGTGATTACTCAGCAAATGTTCCGCCAGCCGGGCGTAACGGCACGCTCTTTAACAATTTGGTTTTCTGCCCTTAGTGGGCTTCGGGGTGTGGTGAGGTGTGCTTAAGCAAGCTGCAGCGCCGGTCGACGCAAAGACCAGTAAATCGACTGTGTCACAGCTACTGGTGACCAATACAAAAACAGAGCGGCTGGAAATAAGCGAGTTAGCGCCTCGGTGTCTCATCGCACCACCGAAGCTTATTACAGGAGGAAATATGCAGTTTTACGGAACAACACACCTGCCACGCGACAACGTGCAACCAGGAATGCTGGTACGCCACAAAGGCCGCACATGGCGCGCTTCTGCAAACGTGATGCAGGGGCTGTATCTGGATTCGCTGGCAGTGAAAACGCGGGTTACTGATGAGCTGATCGAGGTCTGTCTTGATCATCGCGGGCAACCCGCAACGCATTAAGAAAAAACCCGCCGAAGCGGGTCTTTAATCCGGCTGACCGTCGAAAGCAAGCCGGAACAACGCCAGGCGGCATTGCACAGAGCCTGGATATTACAACCAGTTTCAGGAAATCGCAAATGAACGCATACATGATTCAGGAGCGCCATAAAGAACAGTTGGACGCTGGCGAACAGGCCGAAGCTCAGCGCATGGCGCGCATTGATAGCCTGGCGGCAGACATTGCCGACAAATACCCGGAAACGGCGACAGAGTTTGCAGCGATGCATAACCTGCCGATCGAGCAACGTCTGTTTATGCGCAGCGACAAAGCCCAGGACGCATACGCTGAATTTGTTGACCAGCTGGCGCGCCTGCAAGCGGAGGAACTCGACAGCCTCATTCAGATCGGGTTCATGGAGGCCGTCTGATGGAGCCAGGCGTTTACTTCAACCTCAGCAACGCTGATTACCACGCCGGGTCCGGCGTGAGTAAATCGCAGCTGGACATGGTGGCGCTTAGTCCGGCGCTACTGCGGTGGCAGGAATCCGCGCCGGTGGATGAAGAAAAATTACAGGCGCTGGACATGGGCACAGCCCTTCACTGCCTGTTGCTGGAGCCTGACGAGTTTGATAAGCGCTTCATCGTGGCACCAACATTCAACCGGCGAACCACAGCGGGTAAAGCGGCTGAAGCTGAGTTTCTTACTGAGTGTAGGGGCATGGGCATGACTGTCATGGATGCCGAACAGGGACGGAAGCTGAAACTGATGCGCGACAGCGCACTCGCCCATCCCGCGGCGCGCTGGCTGCTCGAGGCTGAGGGGCATTGTGAAGCATCGCTTTACTGGAACGATGACGAGACAGGCGAACTGTGCCGCATCCGGCCTGACAAATTCCTGAAATGGCAGCCTGTGGTTATTGATGTGAAGAAAGTGGCTGACATGGCCCGCTTTGCGACACACGTCGCCGAGTTCCGCTATCACGTCCAGGACGCGTTCTATCGCGAAGGTTTTCAGCAGCAACGCACTACGCCGAATATCCTCTTTTCGTTTTTATCGCGGTTAGCGAGTCGATCGATTGTGGTCGCTACCCCGTCCGTGTATTCCAGCTCAGCGAAGACGACGTGGCCGCAGGCTATGACGCGTTCCGGCGCGATCTGCGCGCTTACCACGAGTGCCGCGAAACGGATAACTGGGGAGGCATTGAAGAGATTACGCGCCCGGAATGGGCCAAAAGAAAGGATCTGTTATGAGCAATGAAATTATCCAGGCGCC
The sequence above is a segment of the Mixta intestinalis genome. Coding sequences within it:
- a CDS encoding Cro/CI family transcriptional regulator; this encodes MFKKDAIEFFGSKSKLARAAGVAASSVSVWGDLVPEKNAMRLQLASHGVLQYDPEIYNQYIRAKRKKELNHENQSAG
- a CDS encoding helix-turn-helix domain-containing protein, yielding MEKDNFGARLLRRRKELKLSQAALGKLVKVAHVTISQWERGETQPTGERLFALSKGLQCTPAWLLFGEDTQEPGEPLPVEEQRELTETQLELLDLFDALPVSDQQGFLNELRARNENNSKRLQELLEAEKRRRKSQGK
- a CDS encoding cell division protein FtsZ is translated as MQFYGTTHLPRDNVQPGMLVRHKGRTWRASANVMQGLYLDSLAVKTRVTDELIEVCLDHRGQPATH
- the gamL gene encoding host nuclease inhibitor GamL encodes the protein MNAYMIQERHKEQLDAGEQAEAQRMARIDSLAADIADKYPETATEFAAMHNLPIEQRLFMRSDKAQDAYAEFVDQLARLQAEELDSLIQIGFMEAV